In a single window of the Nicotiana tomentosiformis chromosome 8, ASM39032v3, whole genome shotgun sequence genome:
- the LOC104112689 gene encoding agamous-like MADS-box protein AGL29, producing MEKKSSQIRKNIEREFIKDKRAEEAAISNIQKAFCKKAKEISTLCGIEIAIIIFSIVGQPFLFGIPNVESVVRRFLKAKQPIAALSSGYISYQKTSGRKRKEEMYKKKKKVEENKDKEEALESIFTHCPSEDFNLTDLEMFEKLDQKIEKLLDYLIEEIAQLQFVIDAEDPNFAPEMNVTSSSTLPSNWLSL from the coding sequence ATGGAAAAAAAGAGTTCTCAAATAAGAAAGAATATTGAGAGGGAGTTTATCAAAGACAAACGTGCTGAAGAGGCTGCAATCTCCAATATACAGAAAGCTTTTTGTAAGAAAGCAAAGGAGATATCTACCTTATGCGGCATTGAGATCGCTATCATTATTTTTTCAATTGTAGGTCAACCATTTTTATTTGGAATTCCAAATGTTGAATCGGTTGTCCGACGATTTTTGAAGGCCAAGCAGCCAATTGCAGCCCTCTCAAGTGGTTATATATCATATCAAAAGACTAGTGGTCGCAAAAGAAAGGAGGAAATGTACAAGAAGAAAAAGAAGGTAGAAGAAAATAAGGACAAAGAAGAAGCTCTTGAAAGTATTTTCACACACTGTCCATCAGAAGATTTCAATCTGACTGATTTGGAAATGTTTGAAAAATTAGATCAAAAAATCGAAAAACTTTTAGATTATTTGATTGAGGAAATTGCTCAGTTGCAGTTTGTGATTGACGCAGAAGATCCAAACTTTGCACCTGAAATGAATGTGACTAGTTCTTCGACTTTACCATCTAATTGGTTAAGTCTCTAA